A stretch of DNA from Gemmatimonadaceae bacterium:
AGGATAAAGTTCGTTCTCCAACCCCCCCCGTGCAATGAGCATGCCCGAAAAGCCTGTCAGGACGGCGGGGAGGCAGCGCCGGCAGGCAGCGGCGCGGGGGAAGGCTGGCCGGCGCGAATGGAAAGTCTCATCCGGATGGAGTGGTCGAAGGTGGGGCGCCTGTTGCTCGCGGTCGAGGTGCTTTCGCCGTCATCTGCCCGGCTCGATCGCGGTCTCAAGCGCGAGTTCTACGTGCGGGCCCCGGTGGACGAGTACTCGTATCCCGTCCCCAGCGGTGAAATAGCGGCCGCGCTCCATCGCCACGCCCGCGACACCGAAGAAGCGTGGCGACACGCTGGAGACCGCCGGATCGCGACGGTCGAGCGTCGGCACCGGGCGGCGCGGGCGTTGACTCGCCCAGGAACCGCCGGGTATCTTTGAATCCCGACAACAGCTATCGGGATTACTCGAACTCCGACCCCGTCCAGGCACCCGATCCGCCGCTTCACGATGCCGCCAGCCGAGCCAATCGAGTCGTCTGATACCCCCATCCGGCCGTGGTCGCCCACGGCCGGCAATGCCCCCGGGGCGCGCCGCGCACGCCGCATCGCCACCCGCCTTGCGCTCGTGCTCGCGGTGCTCGCGGTGGCCTCCGTGCTCGCCTGGCAGGCGGTGACGGCCTCCGGCAACCCCGATCCCACAGCAGCCCACGCCTCCGGTGCCGTGGCGATGTTCGACATCGGCGTGCTCACCTTCCGCGAGGGGTTGGAGTGCATCCTCGTCCTCGCCGCGATCACGGCCAGCATGGTGGGGGGCGAACAACCGTATCGCCGTCCGGTGGCGGCGGGAGCCGGCGTCGCATTCGCGGCGACGCTCGCCACCTGGTTTGCGGTGGCCGGCGTGATGACGCGGCTCTCGGAGAACATTCCCGCGCTCGACCTGCAGGCCGTTACGGGGCTCGTGGCCATTCTGGTGTTGCTGCTCGTCATGAACTGGTTCTTCCACAAGGTCTACTGGACGGGCTGGATCAGCGTGCACACGCGCCGGAAGAAGGAACTGATGCACGGTGCGGGGGTGGCCAACCGGCCGCCTGCTGAGCCCACGCCGGCGATCTCCCGCCGCCGGCTCCTCTGGGGGCTCGGGCTGCTCGGCTTCACCTCGCTCTACCGCGAGGGGTTCGAGGTCGTGCTTTTCCTGCAGAGTTACCGGCTGCAACTGGGCGACCTGATCGTGCTGCGCGGAGTGCTCGTGGGACTCGCGCTCACGTCCGTCGTCGCCGTGCTGACCTTCGTGGCCCAGCGGCGGCTCCCGTACCGCAAGATGCTGGTGCTCACCGGCGTGCTCCTGGGCGGCGTGCTGCTCGTGATGGTGGGCGAACAGGTACAGGAGATGCAGCTGGCGCGCTGGATTCCCACGACCACGATACACCCGTTGCGCACGTTCATCCCGGGTTGGGTGGGACTCTGGTTCTCCGTGTTTCCCACGGTGCAGACATTGGGCGCGCAGCTCCTCGCCGCGCTGCTCGTGATCGGATCGTACGTGGTGGCGCGGGCGCGCGTGGCGGCGGGGGCGGAGGCCTAGGCTTCAGCCCGTCTCGCCGTGCACCGCGGCGAACGTACGGCATGGGGGCTTCCATGAGGCCCCAATCCCGCGCCAGCCGCATCGCACGCCGGCGGGCCCCTTGAGGCGCGTCGGGCGCCGGCCTATAGTTCACATTATGCAACAATTGCCACGCGTGAAGCGTAGCACGAGCGCCGACCGGTGCGCCGAGGCCGTGGTGGACGCCGGGCTCGCCGTGTCGCGACTCGTGCGCGCCCAGTTGCGCCGCACCCGGCCCCGCGGGCTCACCCTGCCCCAGTTGCGCGCCCTGGCGTTCGTGAATGCCGACCCGGCCTGCGCTCCGTCGCAGGTGGCCGAGTACCTGATGCTCAGCCGCCCGGCCGTCACGCGCCTGTTGGACGGGCTCGTGCGCCGCAAGCTGGTCACGCGACATCCCGATCCCAGCGACCGCCGGCGACTCCGCCTCGCGCTCACGAGCGCCGGCCGCGCCCACCTCGAGTCGTACTTCGCCACCGCCCGCGCGATCGTCGCGGCGCGACTCGGCGCCCTCTCGGCGCGCGACCGCCGTGCAGTGGAACGCGCCATGCGCCTCGTGTTTCCCCTCATCGCCGCCACGCCCTCCGAGGACGCCTAGCGGTGGATCAGGACCGCGGCAAATGGGTGATCGCCGGCACGGTGATGATCGGCAACATCATGGCCGTGCTCGACTCGAGCATCGTCAACGTCGCGCTCCCCGACATGGCGGGCAACCTCGGCGCCACGGTCGAGGAGATCACGTGGGTGGTGACCGGGTACATCCTGGCCAACGTGCTGGTGATGCCGATCGTCGGCATGCTGAGCGCACGCTACGGCCGCAAGCGGCTGTACATGGTCGCGATCGCCGTGTTCACCGGGGCCTCCATGATGTGCGGCATGGCGCACACCCTGCCCGTGCTCGTGCTCTATCGCGCCGTGCAGGGGATGGCGGGCGGCGTGCTGATCACCGTGCCGCAGGCCGTGCTGCGCGAGAGCTTCCCGCCCGCCGAACAGGGACTGGCGATGGGCGTGTACGGGATGGGGGTGGTGCTGGCGCCGGCCATCGGTCCCACGCTCGGCGGGTGGCTCACCGATCGGTACTCCTGGCCATGGGTGTTCTTCATCAACGTGCCGATCGGAATCATCAACCTGTTCATGGTGCAGCGCGTGCTGCGCGATCCGCCGTACCTGGAGCGCAGGCGTGACCCGCTCGACGTGCCGGGGCTGGCATTCATGATCCTGGGGCTGGGCGCGTTCCAGCTCATGCTCGAGGAGGGCCAGCAGGACGACTGGTTCCAGTCCGCCTTCATCGTGCGGCTGGCGGTGGTGGCGGCAATCGGGATGGTGCTGTTCGTCTGGCGCGAGCTGACCACCGAGCGCCCCGCGGTGAATCTGCGCATCCTGCGGAACGTGTCGTTCGCCGCGGCCACGTTCCTGGGCGGGGTGATGGGCGCGGGACTGAGCGGCACGCTGTTCATCCTTCCGCTGTTCCTGGAGGGGCTGCTGGGATTCACGGCGATGGACGCGGGGCTCGCGCTCATGCCGCGCAGCCTCGCGATGCTCGTGGTGATGCCGATCGCGGGCCGCCTGTACAACCGGACAGGGGCGCGGTGGATGGTGGCGCTGGGGTTGATGTTCCTCGTCGTGGGCCACTGGCAGCTCTCGCACCTCACGACGCAGACCGGGATCTGGGATCTGGTGCTGCCGCAGGTGTGGACCGGCGCGGGGTTCAGCTTTCTGTTCGCAGCGCTGAGCACGGCGGCGCTCTCTGCAATTCCGAAGGCCCGGATGACGGCGGCCACGGGGGTGTACAACGTGGTGCGGCAGGTGATGGGCAGCATCGGGATCGCGGTCTTCGCGACCGCGCTCACGCACGGACAGCAGCGGTACTACGCCCTGCTGGCCGAGCACTCATCGAGCATCGTGGCGCGGCAGTGGCTGCGCGACGTGACGGGCCAGATGCAGGCGTTGGGGGCGAGCCTCGGAGTGGCGCAGCACCGCGCGCTGCAGTTGCTCGGATTGCGAGTGAGCGCGCAGGCGACGGTGCTGTCGTACAACGACATCTTCGCGGCCCTCGCGATCACGTTCGCGGCGGTGGCTCCGCTCATCCTGCTGCTGCCGCGGAAAGTGGACCACAGTGAGCCGATCGAGATCGCCGTGGAGTAGGCGCCGCATGCGCAGGTCAGCCAGCGGCGGCGAGCATCCTGCGCACGAGATTGAGCGCCGCCTGCGCCGCGCGCTGGCGAACCTCCTGCCGATCGCCCCACAAGTGGAGCGGCACGGCACGCACGTCGCCGGCAACATCGGCGGCGATCCACACCGTTCCCACCGGCTTCTCGGGAGTGCCGCCGTCGGGACCCGCGATGCCGGTGACCGCCAGGCCGATCCCGGCGCCGGTGCGCTCGCGCGCGCCAGTAGCCATCGCACGGGCGACCGGTTCGCTCACCGCCCCGTGCGCGCGGATCGTCGCGGCGGGCACGCCGAGCAGTGAGGTCTTGATCTCGTTGGCGTAGGCGATCGCGCCGCCCACGAACACGTCGCTCGCCCCGGGAATACGCGTCAGCCGCTCGCCCACCATGCCGCCGGTGCAGCTCTCTCCCACGGCTATCCTGAGTCCGCGCTCGCGACAGGAGTCCAGCACGGCGGCCGCGAGGTCCGTGTCGCCGTCGCCGTACAGATCGGCGTCGAACGCAGCGCGCAGCCGGCCGGCCGCGGCGTCCAGACGGCGGTCGGCCTCGGCCGCCGGCAGGCCGCGCACCGTGAGCCGCAGATCGACGCCGTCGACGTTGGGAAGATAGGCAAGCGACGCCTCGGGCACGCCGCCGGGGATCGCCGCCACGCGCTCGGCGATCAGCGATTCGGCCAACCCGGTGGTGCGCAGCGTGAGCGATCGGACCACGCGGTCGCCGCCCACGCGCGCGCGGAGCATGGGCAGCAGCGTGTCATCGAGCATGCCCCGCATCTCGCGCGGCACGCCAGGCAGCATGGCCACCCAATGGCCGAGGTCGTCTTCCAGCCAGATGCCGGGGGCGGAGCCGTGGTTGTTGCGAAGCTTGGTGGCGCCCTCGGGAATCATCGCCTGCTGGCGGTTGGCAGCGGGGATCTCCCGCCCGAAGCGGGTGCGCCACCGCTCGGCCATCCAGGCGAAGTGTTCCTCGTCGAAGCGCATCTCGCGTCCGAACAGCACGGCGATGGAGGGCTTGGTGAGGTCGTCGCTGGTGGGGCCGAGGCCGCCGGTGGTGATCACGGCGCCGGCGCGGTCGAGGCCGTCGCGCACCGCCGCTGCGATCTGCGTGGCTTCGTCGCCTACCGTGGTGCGGCGTTCGATCTCGACGCCGATGTCGGCCAGATGGCGGGCGATGTACGCGGCATTCGTATCGATGGTGAAGCCGAGGAGCAGTTCGTCCCCGATCGTGACCAGTTCAATCTTCATGTCCGGGCATCCGTGTCGGGTTCCGTGCCACGCCACCAATCTACACGCGGGCGGACATCGAGCACGGAGAGGTGGACCGGGGGATCCGGATCAGCGCGGCGCGGCGCCGAGGAGCCGCCCGAAGCGGCTCAGGTACAGCCAGAGCGAGTAGATGGTGAGCACCGTGGCGCCGATCATCATGAACACGCCGACGATGCCATTGAAGTTCGCGAAATAGCGCCATCCGTCACCGCTCCACTGGCGGTTCACGGCCACCGTGGCAATGAAGAACCAGAAGAAGGCCGAGCCCACCCACACGAGCTGCATGGCCGTCTTCCACTTGGCGGGGCCAATGGCGGAGATGACGACGCCGCGCGAGCGGGCGATCTGCCGGAACACGGACATGAACGCCTCGCGGCCGAGTATGACGACCGGGATCCACCAGGGGAGCCCGACGAGACCGAACGGGGTCACGAACGGGAAGGCGGCGAGACCGCTGGTCTTCATCACGGCGCCGACGGATCCGGCCACCATCGGGAGATGGAGCGGCGAGACGAGCGACGCCGAGGTCCCCGACCCGGTGAGCACGAACATCGGGACGAGGGTGGCCACGAGGAGGAGCTTGTCGGCGAGCGGATCGAGGAGCCGGCCGAGGTCGGTTTCCTGCGCACGCGACCGGGCGAGGTAGCCGTCGATGTAGTCGGTGATGGCGGCGAGGGCGAACAGGGCCCAGGCGGTGAAGCGGAGCGTGGACGACCCGGAGAAGGGCAGCCAGGCGATGAACGGCGCCGCGACGATGCGCCCCGCGCTCAGCCAGTTCGGGAGGTTCACTGGAGGCCCGCGCCGCTCAGGCCAGCGACTTGAGCACGAGCTTGCTCACCGCGCGCAGCGTCTCGAACACGCCGTCGCCGCTGATCGCCACGGCTTCGAAGTACTGGGCACGTTCCATCCACTCACCCGTGGGGAGCCGCTCGATGAGGTTCTCGCCTGCGTGATACGGATCGGGCGTCACGCGCTGGCGGACCACGTCGGACACTTCCCACCCCGGATTGAGGGCGGCCTGGAGATCGGCCACCGGCGCCGCGTTCGGCAGGTCGCGCTTGTTATACTGAACAACGAATGGCATTTTCGTGAGGTCGTACCCGTACTCGGACATGTTGTCGTACAGGTTCTGCATGGCCTCCTGGTTGGCCTCCATCCGCTCGAGCTGCGAGTCGCCCACGAAGATGATCCCGTCCACGCCTTTGAGGATGAGCTTGCGGCTGGCGTTGTAATACACCTGGCCGGGCACCGTATACAGGTGGAACCGGGTCTTGAACCCACGGATCGTGCCGAGGTCCACGGGCAGGAAGTCGAAGAACAGGGTGCGCTCGGTCTCGGTGGCGAGCGAGATGAGCTTGCCGCGCGTGTCGGGCTGCACCTTGCCGTAGACGTGCTCGAGGTTCGACGTCTTGCCGCCCAACCCCGGGCCGTAGTAGACGATCTTGCAGTTGATCTCGCGCGACGCGTAGTTGATCATCGACATGCTGTGGGTCTCCCGTTACTGGAACAGCTTGTCGATCTCGTCGTCGGCGCCGGCGAGAATGTTGGGCGCCGCCGGTTGTCCCGACGTGCCGCGCGTGAACACCGCTTCGAAGAGTCGCCTGAGTTCTTCGACTGTCTGCTTCATCTTGAGACGGACCAGGCCAAGGGTGGTGCGGTTGTCGAACAGGACGACCAGAATGACGCGCCCCGCGACGTCCGCCAGATACATCGATTCCTTCTCACCCTGGTGGAAGAGCGAGTTGAAATCCGACTCGCCGATGAGCTGAGCCAACTGGTCGTTGGCACTGAAATCGGCGGCGGTCAGCGAGGCGAACGTCGTGGGATCGAACTTCGGCTGCTCGCCGACCGTGGCCACGAGCTGCCCTGTGCGATCCACCAATAGCGCGCACCGCGCACTGCTGTCCGTGAGGAATCGCTGCAACGCCACCGTGATGGCATTGGAGTCGCCCTCCGTGAATGACCAGCTCGCTGCGCCAACGGACATGAGATCTCGCCTGTCTATTCGAGGTACGCGTGCATCCGCTGCAACATGCGCTCGCCGCGCCGGCGGAGGCGAGGTCTGGGCTCCCACTCCACGTATTCGGCGAGCAACCGGGCCGTCTTCGGCCCCGGCCGTCCCCTAAGGTAGCCCAGAGCAGCCATCCGCCGCACCGCGCTGCCACTGAACAGATCCCGCCGGGAACGCGCCATCTGCGCACTCCATGCCATGAGGCCCACCACGACCCCGCCCACGAACCCCGCGGCCATCGCGGCCCGATCGCGGTGTGCCACTACATCGCCCTCCGCGCCGACAGCGCCCGGGCAATGGTCACCCCGTCTGCATACTCGAGATCACCGCCCACCGGCAACCCCAACGCGATGCGCGTGACCGACACCTCCGCAGCGCCCGCGGTCGCAAGCTCCCGCTGCACGAGCAGCGCAGTCGCCTCGCCCTCGAGGCTCGGATTGGTGGCCACGATCACCTCCCGTACCTTCCCTGCACGCGCCCGCTCGACCAGCTGCGCCACGTTGAGATCGTCCGGACCCACGCCTTCGAGCGGGGACAACCGCCCGCCCAGTACGTGGTACACGCCGCGAAACTCTCCTGCCCGCTCGATGGCGCCGATGTCCGAGGCCTCTTCCACCACACATACCACCGCCTGATCCCGGCGCGGATCGCGGCAGATCACACACAGCGCTTCTTCGGTGAGGTTGAAGCACCGCTCGCACGGCTGCACCCGTTCACCCAACGTCAGCAGCGTCTGCGCCAGCCGCCGGCTCTGCTCCGTTGGCTGCTTGAGCAAATGGTAGGTAAGCCGGAGCGCGGTCTTGCGACCGATGCCCGGCAGCTTGGCGAATTCGGTAGCCAACTCGTCGATCGCGGACACGTTAGAACGGCAGCTTGAACGGAAGCTGAAGTCCGCCGGTCAGCGCACCCATGTGCTCCTGCGCCTGAGCCTGTGCCTTCTTTTGTGCCTCCGTAACTGCAACCACGACCAGATCTTCCAGCATTTCAACGTCGGCCGGATTGACCACCGAGGGATCGATCTTCACGGCCTTGACCGCCCCGGTGCCATTGACCTCCACGGTCACCAAGCCGCCGCCGGCGGCCCCGGTGACGACCATCTGCTCCAGCTCGGCCTGCATCTGTTGGACCTTGCCCTGCATCTCCTGCGCCTGCTGCAGGATCTTCATGAAGTCTCGCATCGCATCCGCAACGTAGTGAGGGTTAAAACTACCCCTCGCCGAGGGGCCTAAGCAAGCACGACCGCCTCAATCCACGACGTCCAGATCGAGGACGTCGATGGCGGCGCCGAGTATCGGATTCTGCTGGCGGAGTTTGTCCAGCCGCTGGCTGCGGATCATCGCGTCGGTCAGACGCTTTGGCGCGTCCCCCTGACCCGTTGTGGACACCGAAATGCGCGCCACGCCGGTGAACGACTCCCGCAGGATGGCCAGGATCTCGGCGTGTTTCTCCTCGATGACCTCGGCGTGGAACGGATTGGGTTCCTTCTGCTGAATGACCACCTCGCCCCCACCTTTGGCCGACACGGCGGACGGCGTGCCGTTTTCGAGTGC
This window harbors:
- a CDS encoding MarR family transcriptional regulator, with the translated sequence MKRSTSADRCAEAVVDAGLAVSRLVRAQLRRTRPRGLTLPQLRALAFVNADPACAPSQVAEYLMLSRPAVTRLLDGLVRRKLVTRHPDPSDRRRLRLALTSAGRAHLESYFATARAIVAARLGALSARDRRAVERAMRLVFPLIAATPSEDA
- a CDS encoding roadblock/LC7 domain-containing protein translates to MSVGAASWSFTEGDSNAITVALQRFLTDSSARCALLVDRTGQLVATVGEQPKFDPTTFASLTAADFSANDQLAQLIGESDFNSLFHQGEKESMYLADVAGRVILVVLFDNRTTLGLVRLKMKQTVEELRRLFEAVFTRGTSGQPAAPNILAGADDEIDKLFQ
- a CDS encoding DHA2 family efflux MFS transporter permease subunit, which produces MDQDRGKWVIAGTVMIGNIMAVLDSSIVNVALPDMAGNLGATVEEITWVVTGYILANVLVMPIVGMLSARYGRKRLYMVAIAVFTGASMMCGMAHTLPVLVLYRAVQGMAGGVLITVPQAVLRESFPPAEQGLAMGVYGMGVVLAPAIGPTLGGWLTDRYSWPWVFFINVPIGIINLFMVQRVLRDPPYLERRRDPLDVPGLAFMILGLGAFQLMLEEGQQDDWFQSAFIVRLAVVAAIGMVLFVWRELTTERPAVNLRILRNVSFAAATFLGGVMGAGLSGTLFILPLFLEGLLGFTAMDAGLALMPRSLAMLVVMPIAGRLYNRTGARWMVALGLMFLVVGHWQLSHLTTQTGIWDLVLPQVWTGAGFSFLFAALSTAALSAIPKARMTAATGVYNVVRQVMGSIGIAVFATALTHGQQRYYALLAEHSSSIVARQWLRDVTGQMQALGASLGVAQHRALQLLGLRVSAQATVLSYNDIFAALAITFAAVAPLILLLPRKVDHSEPIEIAVE
- a CDS encoding GTPase domain-containing protein, with product MSMINYASREINCKIVYYGPGLGGKTSNLEHVYGKVQPDTRGKLISLATETERTLFFDFLPVDLGTIRGFKTRFHLYTVPGQVYYNASRKLILKGVDGIIFVGDSQLERMEANQEAMQNLYDNMSEYGYDLTKMPFVVQYNKRDLPNAAPVADLQAALNPGWEVSDVVRQRVTPDPYHAGENLIERLPTGEWMERAQYFEAVAISGDGVFETLRAVSKLVLKSLA
- a CDS encoding YbaB/EbfC family nucleoid-associated protein: MKILQQAQEMQGKVQQMQAELEQMVVTGAAGGGLVTVEVNGTGAVKAVKIDPSVVNPADVEMLEDLVVVAVTEAQKKAQAQAQEHMGALTGGLQLPFKLPF
- the recR gene encoding recombination mediator RecR, which codes for MSAIDELATEFAKLPGIGRKTALRLTYHLLKQPTEQSRRLAQTLLTLGERVQPCERCFNLTEEALCVICRDPRRDQAVVCVVEEASDIGAIERAGEFRGVYHVLGGRLSPLEGVGPDDLNVAQLVERARAGKVREVIVATNPSLEGEATALLVQRELATAGAAEVSVTRIALGLPVGGDLEYADGVTIARALSARRAM
- a CDS encoding FTR1 family protein, which gives rise to MPPAEPIESSDTPIRPWSPTAGNAPGARRARRIATRLALVLAVLAVASVLAWQAVTASGNPDPTAAHASGAVAMFDIGVLTFREGLECILVLAAITASMVGGEQPYRRPVAAGAGVAFAATLATWFAVAGVMTRLSENIPALDLQAVTGLVAILVLLLVMNWFFHKVYWTGWISVHTRRKKELMHGAGVANRPPAEPTPAISRRRLLWGLGLLGFTSLYREGFEVVLFLQSYRLQLGDLIVLRGVLVGLALTSVVAVLTFVAQRRLPYRKMLVLTGVLLGGVLLVMVGEQVQEMQLARWIPTTTIHPLRTFIPGWVGLWFSVFPTVQTLGAQLLAALLVIGSYVVARARVAAGAEA
- a CDS encoding CDP-alcohol phosphatidyltransferase family protein; this encodes MNLPNWLSAGRIVAAPFIAWLPFSGSSTLRFTAWALFALAAITDYIDGYLARSRAQETDLGRLLDPLADKLLLVATLVPMFVLTGSGTSASLVSPLHLPMVAGSVGAVMKTSGLAAFPFVTPFGLVGLPWWIPVVILGREAFMSVFRQIARSRGVVISAIGPAKWKTAMQLVWVGSAFFWFFIATVAVNRQWSGDGWRYFANFNGIVGVFMMIGATVLTIYSLWLYLSRFGRLLGAAPR
- a CDS encoding competence/damage-inducible protein A; the protein is MKIELVTIGDELLLGFTIDTNAAYIARHLADIGVEIERRTTVGDEATQIAAAVRDGLDRAGAVITTGGLGPTSDDLTKPSIAVLFGREMRFDEEHFAWMAERWRTRFGREIPAANRQQAMIPEGATKLRNNHGSAPGIWLEDDLGHWVAMLPGVPREMRGMLDDTLLPMLRARVGGDRVVRSLTLRTTGLAESLIAERVAAIPGGVPEASLAYLPNVDGVDLRLTVRGLPAAEADRRLDAAAGRLRAAFDADLYGDGDTDLAAAVLDSCRERGLRIAVGESCTGGMVGERLTRIPGASDVFVGGAIAYANEIKTSLLGVPAATIRAHGAVSEPVARAMATGARERTGAGIGLAVTGIAGPDGGTPEKPVGTVWIAADVAGDVRAVPLHLWGDRQEVRQRAAQAALNLVRRMLAAAG